The Paenibacillus macerans genome includes a window with the following:
- a CDS encoding PcfB family protein has translation MSTETEAANQVVNMSLKSIEVMAKISGEGAKHLAVYLFAALQGQKRTKGSIRLESLLRSGKELKVFAVKNEDLATFCKEAKRYGVLYCALRDKKNVDGMCDVMVRAEDASKINRNVERFHLATVDTAKIKSEIEKSNGMSEAPAVEQGHEPGHEQVQEQELSKEIAEERNTDDLLDELMGKSELPEPTPSEDDHSTAEKEPAETSHPSENTFERNEVTARDTDPPSRQEPERVSVRQLLREIREENRQQRIWEKDRQPREQAEPLPSRKERIAADKQQANKAKGRKRGKAK, from the coding sequence ATGAGTACCGAAACGGAAGCCGCCAATCAGGTTGTCAACATGAGCTTGAAAAGCATCGAAGTCATGGCCAAGATTTCCGGCGAAGGCGCTAAGCATTTGGCGGTATATTTGTTTGCGGCCTTGCAAGGACAAAAACGAACAAAGGGCAGCATCCGGTTGGAGAGTTTGCTGCGCAGTGGGAAAGAATTAAAGGTATTTGCGGTCAAGAACGAAGACCTGGCAACCTTCTGCAAGGAAGCCAAGCGGTATGGCGTGTTGTACTGTGCTTTGCGCGACAAAAAGAACGTGGACGGGATGTGCGATGTGATGGTCCGGGCGGAGGATGCGTCCAAAATCAATCGGAACGTGGAGCGTTTCCACTTGGCCACTGTGGATACCGCCAAAATTAAGAGTGAAATTGAAAAATCCAATGGAATGTCCGAAGCTCCTGCTGTGGAACAAGGACATGAACCAGGTCACGAGCAAGTTCAGGAACAAGAGCTGTCGAAGGAAATCGCAGAAGAAAGGAATACGGACGACTTGTTGGATGAATTGATGGGAAAGTCCGAACTGCCGGAGCCGACTCCATCGGAGGACGACCATTCAACAGCGGAGAAGGAACCGGCGGAAACGTCCCATCCGTCCGAGAATACCTTCGAGCGCAACGAGGTTACCGCAAGGGATACTGATCCACCTTCTCGTCAAGAGCCGGAGCGAGTGTCCGTCCGTCAATTATTGCGGGAAATACGCGAAGAGAACCGGCAGCAAAGGATATGGGAGAAAGACAGACAGCCGCGGGAACAAGCGGAACCGTTGCCG
- a CDS encoding relaxase/mobilization nuclease domain-containing protein, whose product MATTAIWGVTDRLKRVLDYAANPDKTAERSEGGLEQVLAYTQADAKTEKQLYVSGVNCDPLTAYEQMQRTKRRFFKTDGILAFHAYQAFAPGETTPQIAHTIGVKLAQELWGERFEVVVSTHLDKQHVHNHFVLNSVSFVDGKRYYDNKASYALLRQTSDRLCQEHALSVIEHPEPSKAKHYGEWKAERERKPTWRGLIRQDIDQAIASSMTMTQFFAHLQKQGYELKTAVKHMAIRPPGKTRFVRLRSLGDGYTEEAIKQRILRNRIPERERPSHVRRRRAMCKSHVRSGRKLRGLQALYIRYLFEMGVLPRKRKPVKKPSFRLREDLRHLSVLMEQTKLLCKYRLTHQEELLAFRDRLEEQIQSLHLKRKSLYNRIRRCKDAGQREQYKTQIAVCSKRLASLRKEVKLVQGILERSGELRETLNRSGAQDRKEEIFDEYRNGSRQSGCQHELEKHRSHGQDFRRRR is encoded by the coding sequence GTGGCAACGACCGCAATCTGGGGGGTGACCGACAGGCTTAAGCGGGTGCTGGATTACGCCGCAAATCCTGACAAGACAGCAGAACGTAGCGAAGGTGGTTTGGAGCAGGTACTCGCTTATACACAGGCGGATGCCAAAACGGAGAAGCAACTATATGTCAGCGGTGTCAACTGCGATCCGTTAACGGCTTATGAGCAGATGCAGCGGACGAAGCGGCGGTTTTTTAAGACGGACGGCATTTTGGCCTTTCACGCCTATCAAGCGTTTGCGCCGGGGGAGACAACGCCGCAAATCGCTCATACCATCGGTGTTAAGTTAGCGCAGGAGTTGTGGGGGGAGCGCTTTGAAGTCGTCGTATCGACCCATTTGGATAAACAGCATGTGCACAATCACTTTGTGTTAAACTCGGTCTCCTTTGTGGATGGGAAACGGTATTACGACAACAAAGCTTCCTATGCTCTGCTGAGGCAGACATCCGACCGGCTTTGCCAGGAACATGCGCTATCGGTGATTGAGCATCCCGAACCGAGCAAAGCCAAGCATTATGGAGAATGGAAAGCGGAACGTGAGCGAAAGCCAACATGGAGAGGGCTAATCCGGCAGGACATCGATCAGGCTATTGCATCTTCCATGACGATGACACAGTTTTTTGCCCATTTACAAAAGCAAGGTTATGAGCTAAAAACGGCGGTTAAACATATGGCGATACGGCCGCCTGGAAAGACACGCTTTGTCCGTTTGCGCAGTCTAGGCGATGGCTATACCGAGGAAGCGATCAAGCAGCGAATATTGCGAAACCGAATACCTGAACGGGAAAGGCCATCCCATGTCCGCAGACGACGTGCCATGTGTAAGAGCCATGTTCGGTCTGGTCGCAAATTGCGCGGCTTGCAAGCTTTATATATCCGCTACTTGTTTGAAATGGGTGTGCTTCCTAGAAAACGAAAGCCTGTCAAAAAGCCATCCTTTAGACTTCGGGAGGATTTGAGACACTTGTCGGTATTGATGGAGCAAACCAAGCTGCTATGCAAGTATCGCCTCACCCATCAAGAGGAGCTTCTCGCTTTCCGTGACAGGTTGGAGGAACAGATCCAATCCCTGCACCTGAAGCGCAAGTCGTTGTACAACCGAATTCGCCGCTGCAAGGATGCTGGCCAGCGAGAACAATACAAAACGCAAATTGCTGTTTGTTCTAAACGGCTTGCCTCGCTTCGAAAGGAGGTGAAGCTGGTTCAAGGCATTTTGGAGCGATCAGGAGAATTACGAGAGACGTTAAACAGAAGTGGCGCACAGGATCGAAAGGAGGAAATTTTCGATGAGTACCGAAACGGAAGCCGCCAATCAGGTTGTCAACATGAGCTTGAAAAGCATCGAAGTCATGGCCAAGATTTCCGGCGAAGGCGCTAA
- a CDS encoding plasmid mobilization protein codes for MRKRPISFLVRLNESEHARLMTEVKKTGLSREAYIRALINGYIPKPLPPLDYYAMMRELNAIGNNLNQLTVKAHTTGHLERAAFQVEADRLRHAVQQIQQAVTEPERRPPVHPNVHPP; via the coding sequence ATGAGGAAACGACCAATCTCTTTTCTGGTTCGCTTAAATGAAAGCGAGCATGCTCGCCTTATGACAGAAGTGAAAAAAACGGGACTTTCTCGGGAAGCGTACATTCGGGCATTGATCAATGGGTATATTCCCAAACCGCTACCGCCCCTGGATTATTACGCGATGATGCGTGAACTGAACGCTATTGGGAATAACCTGAATCAACTCACTGTGAAGGCCCATACGACTGGACATCTGGAACGGGCTGCATTTCAGGTGGAAGCCGACCGCTTACGTCACGCAGTCCAGCAGATTCAACAGGCTGTAACCGAACCGGAACGAAGACCACCAGTGCATCCAAATGTGCATCCGCCGTAA
- a CDS encoding type II toxin-antitoxin system RelE/ParE family toxin: protein MEKMPRYKIVVSDRARQMLAVHVRFLAEKNPDAARKTKNELLQAIRSLAKMPERYPFLEAEFIPSNKYHKMFVEKWYLVLYQIQDEIVYVDFIVDCRQDYRWLVR, encoded by the coding sequence ATGGAAAAGATGCCCCGTTATAAGATCGTCGTTTCCGATCGCGCCCGCCAAATGCTGGCGGTTCATGTGCGATTCCTTGCGGAAAAAAATCCGGATGCGGCGCGAAAAACGAAAAACGAATTGCTGCAAGCGATACGTTCCTTGGCGAAAATGCCGGAACGCTATCCTTTTCTGGAAGCTGAATTTATTCCGTCAAACAAGTATCACAAGATGTTCGTGGAAAAATGGTATCTGGTGTTGTATCAGATTCAGGATGAAATCGTGTATGTCGATTTCATTGTAGACTGCCGCCAGGATTACCGCTGGTTGGTGCGATAA